A stretch of Imperialibacter roseus DNA encodes these proteins:
- the crcB gene encoding fluoride efflux transporter CrcB: MKEVLLVGAGGFAGSIGRYLLALAGTKWLPMEFPLGTFTANVLGCFIIGILIGAGVKTEWMTRDMFLLLATGFCGGFTTFSTFSAENINFITTGHYLMAAFYFLGSVIMGFLAVLFGMSLIK; encoded by the coding sequence ATGAAGGAGGTATTACTTGTGGGCGCAGGCGGCTTCGCCGGGAGCATAGGGCGCTACCTTTTGGCTCTTGCGGGCACCAAATGGCTTCCAATGGAGTTTCCTTTGGGCACTTTCACTGCCAACGTGTTGGGTTGCTTTATCATCGGCATACTCATTGGCGCCGGCGTGAAAACTGAATGGATGACCAGAGATATGTTTCTTCTCCTCGCTACGGGATTTTGTGGTGGATTCACCACCTTTTCAACCTTTTCCGCCGAAAATATCAACTTTATTACCACAGGCCATTACCTGATGGCGGCGTTTTATTTTCTTGGAAGTGTGATCATGGGCTTCCTGGCTGTGCTTTTTGGTATGTCGCTGATTAAATAA
- a CDS encoding acyl carrier protein phosphodiesterase, which translates to MNFLAHIHLSGPERDIQLGNFIGDFVKGNQLTEFPTPIQVGIMLHRHIDTYTDTHEVVRESKLKLREDFGHYAPVIVDVFYDHFLARDWQKHHSQDLKSFTEDFYKLAKSREADLPPRASKMLSYMSADNWLYNYQFIEGIKWTLTGMSRRTSFNSHMELAHKTLEAHYDSFEKEFNIFFPELIHSSNQFLDELKNRFSL; encoded by the coding sequence ATGAATTTTTTGGCCCATATACATCTTTCCGGCCCCGAAAGGGACATTCAACTGGGCAACTTTATTGGTGACTTTGTGAAAGGTAACCAGCTCACAGAGTTTCCTACCCCCATCCAGGTTGGCATCATGCTCCACCGGCACATCGACACCTATACAGATACCCACGAAGTGGTGAGAGAAAGTAAGTTAAAACTGCGGGAAGATTTTGGGCACTATGCCCCCGTTATTGTTGACGTTTTTTACGACCACTTTCTGGCAAGGGACTGGCAAAAGCATCACTCACAAGATTTGAAATCGTTCACTGAAGATTTCTACAAGTTGGCCAAATCGAGAGAAGCTGACCTGCCACCAAGAGCCTCAAAAATGCTGAGTTACATGAGCGCCGATAATTGGCTGTACAACTACCAATTCATAGAAGGTATTAAATGGACCCTTACCGGCATGTCGAGGCGCACTTCATTCAACTCGCACATGGAGCTTGCCCACAAAACACTTGAAGCGCACTACGACTCTTTCGAAAAAGAATTTAACATCTTTTTCCCTGAACTCATCCATTCATCTAATCAATTCCTTGATGAGCTCAAAAACAGGTTTTCCTTGTAA
- a CDS encoding tellurite resistance TerB family protein, producing the protein MSRSQLQILVQLAKIDGVVSQDEIDLIRQVGKANGLTEEDIATAFDETHEVGNLADLTDDEKYEYMYRVVQLMKIDGRLYKEEITYCAKMASKMGYNEDVLYHLITKIYSDPHVSADKDALKKKVQKYLIKD; encoded by the coding sequence ATGTCCCGTTCACAGCTCCAGATTTTGGTGCAGCTGGCCAAAATAGATGGGGTCGTGTCGCAGGATGAAATTGACCTGATAAGGCAGGTAGGAAAAGCCAATGGGCTCACTGAGGAAGATATTGCCACTGCCTTCGACGAGACTCATGAAGTAGGCAACCTTGCTGACCTTACAGACGACGAGAAGTACGAGTACATGTACCGTGTAGTGCAACTCATGAAGATTGACGGTCGACTATACAAGGAGGAGATTACCTATTGCGCCAAGATGGCCTCCAAAATGGGCTACAACGAAGATGTGCTGTACCATCTCATCACCAAAATCTATTCCGACCCCCACGTATCGGCTGACAAAGATGCATTGAAGAAAAAAGTGCAGAAATATCTCATCAAAGACTAG
- a CDS encoding helix-turn-helix transcriptional regulator: MTNSIKVERARHNFTQADLAHKVGVSRQTINSIETGKFIPSTLLSLKIAHVFNEKVDNIFSLEDDDWEA, from the coding sequence ATGACAAACTCAATAAAAGTAGAGCGGGCCAGGCACAATTTCACCCAGGCTGATCTGGCTCACAAAGTGGGAGTTTCTCGACAAACCATTAATTCCATTGAGACCGGGAAATTTATCCCCTCCACGCTCTTATCGCTCAAGATTGCCCACGTGTTCAATGAGAAAGTTGACAATATATTCTCCCTGGAGGATGACGATTGGGAAGCATAG